The following coding sequences are from one Streptomyces sp. V3I7 window:
- a CDS encoding FAD-binding and (Fe-S)-binding domain-containing protein, with translation MVTDHRASARGERAAAPRGAAPPDPDVAALEAALRREVDGEVRFDAGSRGAYATDASNYRQVPIGVVVPHDIDAGVAAVEVCARFGAPVLSRGGGTSLGGQCTNTAVVIDWTKYCHDLVSVEPARARCVVEPGIVLDELNRCLAPYGLMFGPKPATHSHCTLGGMIGNNSCGGTAQAYGKTVDNVRRLEILTYDGTRCWVGPTDQETFDAIVRGGGPRAELYAGLRGLVDRYLGDIRVGFPELPRRVSGYNLDSLLPENGFDLARALVGSEGTLVTVLRAELELVPVPEAEAIVVIGYDDICAAADDVPRLLAHSAPAQLEALDGRMAQLMREEHAHLDSLERFPEGESWLLVQFTGDSDQDVEAQGHALLRALGRSEQDPTVAFSDDPEREHLLLRAREAGLGVTARPPDERETWEGWEDSAVPPERLGAYLRDLRGLFTEFGYDRPSLYGHFGQGCVHTRIPFDLKSAEGVADFREFLFRAADLVVSYGGSLSGEHGDGQARGELLPRMFGERLVTAFGEVKALFDPHDRMNPGKVVAPHRTDDDLRLGPAWRPQGSDTRFGFPDDGGSFTDAVMRCVGVGNCRAHTGGVMCPSYRATNEEEHSTRGRARLLFEMLGGHPDSPVTGGWRSTEVRDALDLCLACKGCKSDCPAGVDMATYKAEFLSHHYAGRLRPAAHYSLGWLPLWARASRLAPGLVNAALRAPVLAPLGKRLAGVAGQRQAPEFARRSFVQEWRGRAGPDPDPVDDRTVLLWPDTFTNYFRPSVARSAVRLLEDAGFRVAVPATPLCCGLTWISTGQLAVAQRVLRRTLHKLRPWLEAGVPVVGLEPSCTAVFRSDAAELLPDDQDTHRLARQCRTLAEFLVGDTPDEWRPPHVGGRATVQTHCHQHAVMKFDADRELMRRAGIEADVLDEGCCGLAGDFGFEREHYDLSMAVGELGVLPAVRRTPPDAQVIADGFSCRTQIEQGRTGRRPLHLAEVLAGALDRPEPTGTPGDADRTTI, from the coding sequence ATGGTCACCGATCACCGGGCGTCGGCACGGGGCGAGCGGGCAGCCGCGCCGAGGGGGGCCGCCCCTCCGGACCCCGACGTTGCGGCCCTGGAGGCCGCACTGCGCCGCGAGGTGGACGGGGAGGTGCGTTTCGACGCCGGGAGCCGCGGGGCGTACGCGACGGACGCGTCGAACTACCGGCAGGTCCCGATCGGCGTCGTCGTGCCGCATGACATCGACGCGGGCGTCGCGGCGGTCGAGGTGTGCGCGCGGTTCGGCGCCCCGGTGCTGTCGCGCGGCGGCGGCACCAGCCTCGGCGGGCAGTGCACCAACACCGCGGTCGTCATCGACTGGACGAAGTACTGCCACGACCTGGTGTCGGTGGAGCCGGCGCGGGCCCGGTGCGTCGTGGAGCCCGGCATCGTGCTGGACGAGCTCAACCGGTGCCTCGCCCCCTACGGGCTGATGTTCGGCCCCAAGCCGGCCACGCACAGCCACTGCACGCTCGGCGGCATGATCGGCAACAACTCGTGCGGGGGCACCGCGCAGGCGTACGGCAAGACGGTCGACAACGTCCGGCGGCTGGAGATCCTGACCTACGACGGGACCCGCTGCTGGGTCGGCCCCACCGACCAGGAGACCTTCGACGCGATCGTGCGCGGCGGCGGGCCGCGTGCGGAGCTGTACGCGGGGCTGCGCGGGCTCGTCGACCGGTATCTCGGGGACATCCGCGTCGGCTTCCCCGAGCTTCCCCGCCGGGTCTCCGGCTACAACCTGGACTCGCTGCTCCCGGAGAACGGCTTCGACCTCGCCCGCGCGCTCGTGGGCAGCGAGGGCACCCTGGTCACCGTCCTGCGCGCGGAACTCGAGCTCGTCCCGGTGCCGGAGGCCGAGGCCATCGTCGTCATCGGGTACGACGACATCTGCGCGGCCGCCGACGACGTGCCCCGGCTGCTGGCGCACAGCGCGCCGGCCCAACTGGAGGCGCTCGACGGGCGGATGGCGCAGCTGATGCGCGAGGAGCACGCCCATCTCGACTCACTCGAGCGCTTCCCCGAGGGGGAGAGCTGGCTGCTGGTCCAGTTCACCGGCGACAGCGACCAGGACGTCGAGGCTCAAGGGCACGCTCTGCTGCGGGCGTTGGGGCGCAGCGAGCAGGATCCGACGGTCGCGTTCTCCGACGATCCCGAGCGCGAGCATCTGCTGCTGCGGGCGCGCGAGGCGGGTCTCGGCGTGACGGCGCGGCCGCCGGACGAGCGCGAGACGTGGGAAGGCTGGGAGGACTCGGCCGTCCCGCCGGAGCGGCTGGGCGCGTATCTGCGTGATCTGCGGGGGCTGTTCACCGAGTTCGGCTACGACCGGCCCTCGCTGTACGGCCACTTCGGCCAGGGGTGCGTGCACACGCGGATCCCGTTCGACCTGAAGAGCGCCGAAGGGGTCGCGGACTTCCGGGAGTTCCTCTTCCGCGCCGCCGATCTCGTGGTCTCCTACGGTGGTTCGCTGTCGGGCGAGCACGGTGACGGGCAGGCGCGCGGCGAGCTGCTGCCGCGGATGTTCGGTGAGCGTCTGGTCACCGCCTTCGGCGAGGTCAAGGCGCTGTTCGATCCGCACGACCGGATGAACCCCGGCAAGGTCGTCGCCCCGCACCGCACCGACGACGACCTGCGGCTCGGCCCGGCCTGGCGCCCTCAGGGCAGCGACACGCGGTTCGGCTTCCCGGACGACGGCGGCTCCTTCACCGACGCGGTGATGCGCTGTGTCGGTGTCGGCAACTGCCGTGCGCACACGGGCGGCGTGATGTGCCCCTCGTACCGGGCCACGAACGAGGAGGAGCATTCGACGCGGGGGCGGGCGAGGCTGTTGTTCGAGATGCTCGGCGGCCACCCGGACTCCCCCGTGACGGGCGGCTGGCGCTCCACCGAGGTGCGGGACGCCCTCGATCTGTGCCTGGCCTGCAAGGGCTGCAAGTCCGACTGCCCGGCCGGGGTGGACATGGCCACCTACAAGGCCGAGTTCCTGTCCCACCACTACGCCGGCCGGCTGCGCCCTGCCGCGCACTACTCCCTGGGCTGGCTGCCGCTGTGGGCCCGCGCCTCGCGGCTCGCCCCGGGGCTGGTGAACGCGGCCCTGCGCGCACCGGTCCTCGCCCCCCTGGGCAAGCGGCTGGCCGGGGTCGCCGGTCAGCGTCAGGCGCCGGAGTTCGCGCGGCGGTCCTTCGTACAGGAGTGGCGGGGGCGCGCCGGGCCCGATCCGGACCCGGTCGACGACCGTACGGTCCTGCTGTGGCCCGACACGTTCACCAACTACTTCCGTCCCTCGGTGGCCCGTTCTGCGGTACGGCTGCTGGAGGACGCCGGATTCCGTGTCGCCGTGCCTGCCACCCCGCTGTGCTGCGGCCTGACCTGGATCTCCACCGGTCAACTCGCCGTCGCTCAGCGTGTGTTGCGCCGTACGCTGCACAAGCTTCGGCCCTGGCTCGAGGCCGGGGTGCCCGTCGTGGGCCTGGAGCCGTCGTGCACGGCGGTCTTCCGCTCGGACGCCGCCGAGCTGCTCCCGGACGACCAGGACACCCACCGGCTCGCCCGGCAGTGCCGCACGCTCGCCGAGTTCCTCGTCGGCGACACCCCTGACGAGTGGCGGCCGCCCCACGTGGGCGGGCGGGCGACGGTGCAGACGCACTGCCACCAGCACGCGGTGATGAAGTTCGACGCCGACCGCGAACTCATGCGCCGGGCGGGCATCGAGGCGGACGTCCTCGACGAGGGCTGCTGCGGGCTGGCCGGCGACTTCGGCTTCGAGCGCGAGCACTACGACCTGTCGATGGCCGTCGGCGAACTGGGCGTCCTGCCCGCCGTCCGCCGTACCCCGCCGGACGCCCAGGTGATCGCGGACGGGTTCAGCTGCCGTACGCAGATCGAGCAGGGCCGCACCGGCCGCCGGCCCCTGCACCTCGCGGAGGTCCTGGCCGGCGCCCTCGACCGCCCCGAACCCACCGGCACGCCCGGTGACGCCGACCGAACCACGATCTGA
- a CDS encoding NAD-dependent epimerase/dehydratase family protein: MNDTERHAAAGGTDGLRVVVVGATGNVGTSVVEALSRHPGVASVVGLARRTPDWQPEKTTWVAADIDPDGDDLVPHFRGADAVIHLAWKFQPTHDPLTTWRTNVLGSIRVFEAAAAAGVPALVHASSVGTYAPGPKDRAVDESWPTHGWPQAAYCREKAYLERYLDAYELKHPGMRVVRMRPGFLFKRESAAQQRRIFAGSLIPPQLMRPPFVPVVPDLPGLVFQALHTDDAAAAYVAAVMRPVRGAFNLAAEPVLDPARLSEILEARQLRVPLPPVRAALSAAWRLRLVPASPDLFDAVLRLPLMDSSRARDELDWQPRHTAVEALQDFLDGLREHAGMDTAPLAA, encoded by the coding sequence ATGAACGACACGGAACGGCATGCGGCAGCAGGAGGCACCGACGGGCTCCGGGTCGTGGTCGTCGGGGCGACCGGCAACGTCGGGACGAGCGTGGTGGAGGCGCTGAGCCGCCATCCCGGGGTGGCGTCGGTCGTCGGCCTGGCCCGCAGGACCCCCGACTGGCAGCCGGAGAAGACGACTTGGGTCGCGGCGGACATCGACCCGGACGGCGACGATCTCGTCCCGCACTTCCGGGGCGCCGACGCGGTCATCCATCTGGCCTGGAAGTTCCAGCCCACCCACGACCCGCTGACGACCTGGCGCACCAATGTGCTGGGCAGCATCCGGGTCTTCGAGGCAGCCGCGGCGGCCGGGGTCCCCGCGCTGGTCCACGCCTCGTCCGTCGGCACCTACGCGCCCGGCCCCAAGGACCGCGCGGTCGACGAGTCCTGGCCGACCCATGGCTGGCCCCAGGCGGCGTACTGCCGCGAAAAGGCTTACCTGGAACGCTACTTGGACGCGTACGAACTGAAGCACCCGGGGATGCGGGTGGTGCGCATGCGCCCGGGCTTCCTGTTCAAGCGGGAGTCGGCGGCGCAGCAGCGCCGGATCTTCGCCGGATCGCTGATCCCGCCGCAGCTGATGCGGCCGCCGTTCGTGCCCGTGGTGCCGGATCTGCCGGGGCTGGTGTTCCAGGCCCTGCACACCGACGATGCCGCCGCCGCGTACGTCGCGGCCGTCATGCGCCCGGTGCGCGGCGCGTTCAACCTCGCCGCCGAGCCGGTCCTGGACCCGGCCCGGCTCTCCGAGATCCTCGAGGCACGCCAACTGCGCGTTCCGCTGCCGCCGGTGCGGGCCGCCCTGTCTGCGGCCTGGCGGCTGCGCCTGGTGCCCGCCTCGCCGGATCTCTTCGACGCCGTGCTGCGGCTGCCGCTGATGGACTCCTCGCGGGCCCGGGACGAACTGGACTGGCAGCCGCGGCACACGGCGGTCGAGGCGCTCCAGGACTTCCTCGACGGGCTCCGCGAGCACGCGGGCATGGACACCGCGCCGCTCGCCGCATAG
- a CDS encoding GvpL/GvpF family gas vesicle protein: MAVYVYSIVGEDHPVRLDAVRGPGAPPLGRLRTIKTGALCAIVGDAPLDPRPAARNLAAYREVQQHLLAGGTVLPLRFGFRAADDAEVRVVLERDCETYARKLRSVAGCAEYRLEVAQDEVAAGLEHAPHRALATGVVEAFRPFTRERNPLEATGDRILSVAFLVPYDQEELFLATELSLAHQMGDDVRFRLEGPMPPYDFV, encoded by the coding sequence GTGGCTGTCTACGTCTATTCCATCGTCGGCGAGGACCATCCGGTCCGCCTCGACGCCGTACGGGGTCCCGGCGCGCCGCCTCTCGGCCGGCTCCGCACGATCAAGACCGGCGCGCTGTGCGCGATCGTGGGCGACGCTCCCCTGGATCCGCGTCCCGCCGCACGGAACCTGGCCGCCTACCGGGAGGTGCAGCAGCACCTTCTGGCGGGCGGGACCGTGCTGCCGCTCCGGTTCGGGTTCCGCGCGGCGGACGACGCGGAGGTACGCGTCGTGCTGGAGCGGGACTGCGAGACGTACGCACGCAAGCTCCGGTCGGTGGCGGGGTGCGCCGAGTACCGGCTGGAGGTGGCGCAGGACGAGGTGGCCGCCGGACTGGAGCACGCCCCGCACCGGGCGCTGGCCACCGGTGTGGTCGAGGCGTTCCGGCCGTTCACCCGGGAGCGGAACCCGCTGGAGGCCACCGGCGACCGGATCCTGAGCGTCGCGTTCCTCGTGCCGTACGACCAGGAGGAACTGTTCCTCGCGACCGAGCTGAGTCTGGCCCACCAGATGGGGGACGACGTCCGCTTCCGGCTCGAGGGACCGATGCCGCCGTACGACTTCGTATAG
- a CDS encoding thiamine pyrophosphate-requiring protein: MKVSDYILQRLREWDVTHVFGYPGDGINGLLAAWGRADNKPEFIQSRHEEMSAFEAVGYAKFSGRPGVCAATSGPGAIHLLNGLYDAKLDHVPVVAIVGQTNRSAMGGSYQQEVDLLSLYKDVASAYCEMVTVPEQLPNVLDRAMRTAQAQRTVTAVIVPADVQELDYSPPEHAFKMVPSSLGPVHSAPVPAEQDLDEAARILNEGRKVAILIGQGARGAQAEVRELADKLGAGVAKALLGKDALPDDLPYVTGAIGLLGTRPSYEMMRDCDTLLVIGSSFPYTQFLPEFGQARAVQIDIDPFMVGLRYPFNVNLVGDARQTLDRLLPKVREKDHGSWREKIEKDTARWWEVMERRAEVEADPVNPEYVVHAVDALLPDDVILAADSGSAANWYARHVRMRGSMRGSLSGTLATMGPGVPYLIGAKFARPDRPCVAIVGDGAMQMNGMAELITIAKYYRDWDDPRFVVAVLNNQDLNQVTWEMRAMEGAPQFLPSQSIPDVAYADFARSIGLGGIRVEKPQDVEAAWRTALESDRPVVIDFLTDPAVPPIPPHASLDQIEAAALSVLKGDSDRASMIRQGFKAKVQEFLPRRRS, from the coding sequence ATGAAGGTGTCCGACTACATCCTCCAGCGGTTGCGCGAATGGGATGTCACCCATGTCTTCGGCTACCCGGGCGACGGCATCAACGGCCTGCTGGCCGCCTGGGGACGGGCGGACAACAAGCCCGAGTTCATCCAGTCCCGGCACGAGGAGATGTCCGCGTTCGAGGCCGTCGGCTACGCCAAGTTCTCCGGGCGGCCGGGCGTGTGCGCGGCGACGTCGGGGCCCGGCGCCATCCATCTCCTCAACGGCCTGTACGACGCCAAACTGGACCACGTCCCCGTGGTGGCGATCGTCGGCCAGACCAACCGCAGTGCCATGGGCGGCTCCTACCAGCAGGAAGTCGACCTGCTGAGCCTGTACAAGGACGTCGCGAGCGCCTACTGCGAGATGGTCACCGTCCCCGAGCAGCTCCCGAACGTCCTCGACCGGGCCATGCGCACCGCACAGGCCCAGCGCACCGTCACCGCGGTCATCGTCCCGGCGGACGTGCAGGAGCTGGACTACTCGCCGCCGGAGCACGCGTTCAAGATGGTGCCCTCCAGCCTGGGCCCCGTGCACTCCGCGCCCGTCCCGGCCGAGCAGGACCTCGACGAGGCGGCCCGGATCCTGAACGAGGGCAGGAAGGTCGCCATCCTCATCGGGCAGGGGGCCCGGGGCGCCCAGGCCGAGGTCCGCGAACTCGCCGACAAGCTCGGCGCGGGCGTCGCCAAGGCCCTCCTGGGCAAGGACGCCCTCCCCGACGACCTGCCGTACGTGACGGGCGCCATCGGGCTGCTCGGCACCCGGCCGTCGTACGAGATGATGCGGGACTGCGACACCCTGCTGGTCATCGGATCCAGCTTCCCCTACACCCAGTTCCTGCCGGAGTTCGGCCAGGCGCGGGCCGTGCAGATCGACATCGACCCGTTCATGGTGGGGCTGCGCTATCCGTTCAACGTGAACCTCGTCGGCGACGCCAGGCAGACGCTCGACCGGCTGCTGCCGAAGGTGCGGGAGAAGGACCACGGGTCCTGGCGGGAGAAGATCGAGAAGGACACAGCCCGCTGGTGGGAGGTCATGGAGCGCCGGGCGGAGGTCGAGGCGGACCCCGTCAACCCGGAGTACGTCGTGCACGCGGTGGACGCGCTGCTGCCCGACGACGTGATCCTGGCCGCCGACTCGGGCTCGGCCGCGAACTGGTACGCCCGTCATGTGCGGATGCGCGGCTCGATGCGCGGCTCGCTCTCCGGCACGCTCGCCACGATGGGGCCGGGGGTGCCCTACCTCATCGGCGCCAAGTTCGCCCGCCCGGACCGGCCCTGTGTCGCGATCGTGGGCGACGGCGCGATGCAGATGAACGGCATGGCCGAGCTGATCACCATCGCCAAGTACTACCGGGACTGGGACGACCCCCGGTTCGTCGTCGCCGTCCTCAACAACCAGGACCTGAACCAGGTCACCTGGGAGATGCGCGCGATGGAAGGCGCCCCGCAGTTCCTGCCCTCGCAGTCCATCCCCGACGTGGCCTACGCCGACTTCGCCCGCTCGATCGGCCTGGGCGGCATCCGGGTGGAGAAGCCGCAGGACGTGGAGGCGGCCTGGCGCACGGCGCTGGAGTCGGACCGGCCCGTCGTCATCGACTTCCTGACCGACCCGGCGGTCCCGCCCATCCCGCCGCACGCCTCCCTGGACCAGATCGAGGCGGCCGCGCTGTCCGTCCTGAAGGGCGACTCCGACCGCGCCTCGATGATCCGGCAGGGCTTCAAGGCCAAGGTCCAGGAGTTCCTCCCCCGGCGCCGTTCATGA
- a CDS encoding CsbD family protein encodes MTDQGKKIRGKAQEIKGKAKEAVGRVTGDEEMRAKGAGDRIAGKTRQTAGEAGQKARGTTEEAKGKTEEMKGRIRRNM; translated from the coding sequence GTGACTGACCAGGGAAAGAAGATCCGGGGCAAGGCCCAGGAGATCAAGGGCAAGGCCAAGGAAGCCGTCGGACGCGTCACCGGTGACGAGGAGATGCGCGCCAAGGGCGCCGGCGACCGTATCGCGGGCAAGACCCGTCAGACGGCCGGCGAGGCGGGCCAGAAGGCACGCGGCACGACGGAAGAGGCCAAGGGCAAGACCGAGGAGATGAAGGGCAGGATCCGCAGGAACATGTGA
- a CDS encoding enolase C-terminal domain-like protein, protein MTAALPTDPTVTALGAAAYTVPTDAPEADGTLGWDETTLVLVTAASDGVTGIGWTYGSPATADVVTRHLAGVVEGRRAWDVPAMNEAMSRAVRNTGRPGLVAGAVSAVDIALWDLKARLLGLPLVRLLGACSCEVPVYGSGGFTTYDDERLERQLRGWTQDEGIPRVKIKIGESWGADERRDLERVARARAAIGDDAELYVDANGAYGRGQAVRVGRRLAEHEVTWFEEPVSSDDLTGLAQTRAALPMDVTAGEYGYTLAYFGHMVGEQAVDCLQADVTRCGGITVWLRAAALAESAGLAVSGHCAPHVHAHAAAAVPNLRHLEWFHDHVRVERLLFTGALDPRGGTIRPGADASAGHGLDLRTARAEEYRSA, encoded by the coding sequence ATGACGGCAGCGCTGCCGACGGATCCAACGGTGACGGCGCTCGGCGCGGCCGCCTACACCGTCCCCACGGACGCGCCCGAGGCGGACGGCACCCTCGGCTGGGACGAGACCACGCTGGTCCTGGTGACGGCGGCGAGCGACGGCGTGACCGGCATCGGCTGGACCTACGGCTCACCGGCGACCGCCGACGTCGTCACCCGGCATCTCGCCGGGGTCGTCGAGGGCCGCCGCGCGTGGGACGTCCCGGCGATGAACGAGGCGATGAGCCGGGCGGTGCGCAACACGGGCCGCCCGGGGCTCGTCGCCGGCGCGGTCTCCGCGGTCGACATCGCCCTGTGGGACCTCAAGGCCCGGCTGCTCGGCCTCCCGCTGGTCCGGCTGCTCGGCGCGTGCTCCTGCGAGGTGCCGGTGTACGGCAGCGGCGGGTTCACGACGTACGACGACGAGCGGCTGGAGCGGCAACTGCGCGGCTGGACGCAGGACGAGGGGATCCCGCGCGTGAAGATCAAGATCGGGGAGTCCTGGGGCGCCGACGAGCGCCGGGACCTGGAACGAGTCGCACGGGCCCGCGCCGCCATCGGGGACGACGCTGAGCTGTACGTCGACGCGAACGGGGCGTACGGCCGGGGGCAGGCGGTTCGCGTCGGCCGGCGGCTCGCCGAGCACGAGGTCACCTGGTTCGAGGAGCCGGTCTCCTCCGACGACCTGACGGGGCTGGCGCAGACACGCGCCGCGCTGCCGATGGACGTCACGGCGGGCGAGTACGGCTACACCCTGGCCTACTTCGGGCACATGGTGGGCGAGCAGGCGGTGGACTGCCTCCAGGCCGATGTCACCCGGTGCGGCGGGATCACGGTGTGGCTGCGTGCCGCCGCCCTGGCCGAGTCCGCGGGGCTCGCCGTCTCCGGCCACTGCGCCCCGCACGTCCACGCGCACGCGGCGGCCGCCGTCCCCAACCTCCGCCATCTCGAATGGTTCCACGATCACGTACGCGTCGAGCGGCTGCTGTTCACCGGCGCCCTCGATCCCCGCGGCGGAACCATCCGTCCGGGAGCCGACGCGTCGGCGGGACACGGGCTGGACCTGCGCACGGCACGAGCGGAGGAATACCGCTCCGCTTGA
- a CDS encoding zinc-dependent alcohol dehydrogenase, with product MRALTWQGRRDVRVDTVPDPELRDPTDVIVRVTTTGICGSDLHLYEVLGPFLEAGDILGHEAMGVVEETGPEVSEIQAGDRVVVPFNMSCGACYMCGQGLHSQCETTQVREHGKGASLFGYTKLYGQVPGGQAQYVRVPFGDRLPVKVPEGPPDERFVYLSDVLPTAWQAVEYADVPDGGSVVVLGLGPIGEMACRVARHRGAGQVIGVDLVPERLARAAEHGATTFDLREYEDDLPDAIRDLTDGRGPDAVIDAVGMEAHGAPVVEAVQRVTGMLPKALAQRLMEQAGLDRLGALRTAIDTVRRGGTISLSGVYGGMADPLPMLTLFDKQIQLRMGQANVRRWVDDILPLLTDEDPLDVDGFATHTMPLERGPEAYEMFQAKRDGMIKAVLKPW from the coding sequence ATGCGCGCGCTCACCTGGCAGGGCAGGAGGGACGTCCGCGTGGACACGGTCCCCGATCCCGAGCTGCGGGATCCGACCGATGTGATCGTCCGGGTGACGACCACCGGGATCTGCGGGTCCGATCTGCATCTGTACGAAGTCCTGGGGCCGTTCCTCGAAGCCGGGGACATCCTCGGCCACGAGGCCATGGGCGTCGTCGAGGAGACGGGCCCCGAGGTGTCCGAGATCCAGGCCGGGGACCGGGTGGTGGTGCCGTTCAACATGTCCTGCGGCGCGTGCTACATGTGCGGCCAGGGCCTGCACTCGCAGTGCGAGACCACCCAGGTGCGGGAGCACGGCAAGGGCGCCTCGCTGTTCGGCTACACCAAGCTGTACGGCCAGGTCCCCGGCGGCCAGGCCCAGTACGTCCGGGTGCCCTTCGGCGACCGGCTCCCGGTCAAGGTGCCCGAGGGCCCGCCCGACGAACGCTTCGTGTACCTGTCGGACGTACTGCCCACGGCCTGGCAGGCGGTCGAGTACGCCGACGTGCCCGACGGCGGTTCGGTGGTGGTCCTCGGCCTCGGCCCCATCGGCGAGATGGCCTGCCGCGTCGCCCGGCACCGCGGGGCCGGCCAGGTGATAGGCGTCGACCTCGTCCCCGAACGGCTCGCGCGGGCCGCCGAGCACGGGGCGACGACCTTTGACCTGCGCGAGTACGAGGACGATCTGCCCGACGCGATCCGTGACCTGACCGACGGCCGCGGACCCGACGCCGTCATCGACGCCGTCGGCATGGAGGCGCACGGCGCCCCCGTCGTCGAGGCGGTGCAGCGGGTCACGGGCATGCTGCCCAAGGCACTCGCGCAGCGCCTCATGGAGCAGGCGGGCCTCGACCGGCTCGGCGCGCTGCGCACCGCGATCGACACGGTCCGCCGGGGCGGCACGATCTCGCTCTCCGGCGTGTACGGCGGCATGGCGGACCCGCTGCCGATGCTGACGCTGTTCGACAAGCAGATCCAGCTCCGCATGGGGCAGGCCAACGTCCGCCGCTGGGTGGACGACATCCTGCCGCTGCTGACCGACGAGGACCCCCTCGACGTCGACGGCTTCGCGACCCACACGATGCCGCTGGAGCGGGGCCCCGAGGCGTACGAGATGTTCCAGGCCAAGCGCGACGGCATGATCAAGGCGGTCCTCAAGCCGTGGTGA
- a CDS encoding sigma-70 family RNA polymerase sigma factor: MSVTRVQHAHDDAPDTMEDFRRLESLPPGPERDALREDVVRAWLPMAHRIAARFRGRGEPLEDLRQVAALALVKAVDGFEPGRGGAFESYAVPTITGEVRRYFRDHTSVLRVPRRTQELRRQVCRVCQEISPSGGDVSPAEIAARTDLEADQVREGLLARNAYSVLSLDVELMPGEARGGMTLAETLGAPDPGLDQVVDRESVRPLLGALPERDRRILYLRFFRGMTQRRIAEEYGMSQMNVSRVLSRICAQLRDQALAGAA, encoded by the coding sequence ATGAGCGTGACCCGTGTACAGCATGCGCATGACGACGCACCCGACACGATGGAGGACTTCCGCCGTCTCGAGAGCCTTCCGCCGGGACCGGAGCGGGACGCGCTGCGCGAGGACGTCGTACGGGCCTGGCTGCCCATGGCCCACCGGATCGCCGCACGCTTCCGTGGCCGCGGTGAGCCGCTCGAGGATCTGCGGCAGGTCGCCGCGCTCGCCCTGGTCAAGGCGGTGGACGGATTCGAACCGGGGCGCGGCGGCGCGTTCGAGAGCTACGCCGTGCCGACGATCACCGGCGAGGTGCGCCGGTACTTCAGGGACCACACCTCCGTGCTGCGCGTACCGCGCCGCACCCAGGAACTGCGCCGCCAGGTCTGCCGGGTCTGCCAGGAGATCTCCCCGTCGGGCGGCGACGTCTCGCCGGCCGAGATCGCCGCGCGGACCGACCTGGAGGCGGACCAGGTGCGCGAGGGGCTGCTGGCCCGGAACGCGTACTCCGTGCTGTCCCTGGACGTCGAGCTGATGCCCGGCGAGGCCCGCGGCGGCATGACGCTCGCGGAGACGCTCGGGGCCCCCGACCCGGGGCTCGACCAAGTGGTGGACCGCGAGTCGGTGCGCCCCTTGCTCGGGGCGCTCCCCGAGCGGGACCGGCGGATCCTGTACCTGCGGTTCTTCCGGGGCATGACACAGCGCCGCATCGCCGAGGAGTACGGCATGTCGCAGATGAACGTCTCCCGCGTCCTGAGCCGCATCTGCGCGCAGCTGCGCGACCAGGCCCTGGCCGGCGCCGCGTAA
- a CDS encoding Fpg/Nei family DNA glycosylase has product MPELPDVEGYRDVLDSCGRGRCVRRVDVRDAGVLRGVTARRLRREVEGRRLGRPRRHGKLLIAPIGDPPYLVWHFGMTGELLCAGAEDSFHAHDRVALTLDDERQLRYRDQRKLQGLRLAPTEEAVERILARLGPDALDFGREDFLELLAGRRGVVKGVLMDQSLIAGLGNLLSDEILWRARVDPGRPARELDESEARHVFTAMGGVLETSVRAARVPPRRTWLTGHRDDPEPACPRCGARLRSRRVAGRRTVWCGRCQH; this is encoded by the coding sequence ATGCCGGAGTTGCCCGACGTCGAGGGCTATCGCGACGTGCTGGACTCCTGCGGGCGCGGCCGCTGCGTGCGGCGCGTCGACGTGCGTGACGCCGGTGTCCTGCGCGGGGTCACCGCGCGGCGGCTGCGCCGGGAGGTGGAGGGGCGGCGGCTCGGCCGGCCCCGGCGCCACGGCAAGCTGCTGATCGCCCCGATCGGCGATCCGCCGTATCTGGTCTGGCACTTCGGGATGACCGGCGAGCTGCTGTGCGCCGGTGCGGAGGACTCCTTCCACGCGCATGACCGCGTCGCCCTGACCCTGGACGACGAACGGCAGCTCCGCTACCGCGACCAGCGCAAGCTCCAGGGCCTGCGGCTCGCCCCGACCGAGGAGGCGGTGGAGCGGATCCTGGCCCGGCTGGGCCCCGACGCCCTCGACTTCGGCCGCGAGGACTTCCTGGAGCTGCTCGCGGGGCGGCGGGGCGTGGTCAAGGGCGTCCTGATGGACCAGTCGCTCATCGCCGGCCTCGGGAACCTGCTCAGCGACGAGATCCTGTGGCGGGCGCGGGTGGATCCCGGCCGTCCGGCCCGGGAACTCGACGAGTCCGAGGCACGCCACGTGTTCACGGCGATGGGCGGCGTCCTCGAAACCTCCGTCCGCGCCGCCCGCGTACCGCCGCGCCGCACCTGGCTCACGGGCCACCGCGACGACCCCGAACCTGCCTGCCCCCGCTGCGGCGCACGTCTGCGCTCGCGCCGCGTCGCGGGCCGCCGCACGGTGTGGTGCGGGCGCTGCCAGCACTGA